From a region of the Panicum virgatum strain AP13 chromosome 2K, P.virgatum_v5, whole genome shotgun sequence genome:
- the LOC120696161 gene encoding myricetin 3-O-rhamnoside 1,2-glucosyltransferase UGT709G2-like, whose translation MAEAHVLVFPCPAQGHINSMLPFAAALLDAGVFVTFLHTDHNLRRASSVASSPRLRFLSVPDGLPDDHPRSLGDMMELERSLREVGAVRYRALLASLSSAGRRPSQDGSDGVDGDRSFPPVTCVVADGLLTWAIDAAEELGVPALAFRTSSASSFLAYQTVPELVELGELPFPAGGDLDEPVRGVPGMEGFLRRRDLPSVCRRGGGTGGGAGLDPILHVFAEATAHSREARALVFNTTASLEGAALAHIAPRMRDVFAVGPLHAMSSSSAPAPASSLWTEDDGCVAWLDGRADRSVVYVSLGSLAVITHDQFTEFLSGLVAAGYPFLWVLRADTVAASKDQHATPQEAIRAVGEDKARVVAWAPQRDVLRHRAVGCFLTHAGWNSTLEATVEGVPMVCWPFFGDQLINSRNVGAVWGTGLDMKDVFDRAVVERMVREAMESAAIRSSAQKLARVVRRDVSDGGSSAREFERLVRFIKEITMEGAKSDHQNQR comes from the coding sequence atggcggaggcgcACGTGCTGGTGTTCCCGTGCCCGGCGCAGGGCCACATCAACAGCATGCTCCCCTTCGCCGCGGCGCTCCTCGACGCCGGCGTCTTCGTCACGTTCCTCCACACGGACCATAacctccgccgcgcctcctccgtgGCCAGCTCGCCGCGCCTCCGCTTCCTGTCCGTCCCGGACGGCCTCCCCGACGACCACCCGCGCTCGCTGGGAGACATGATGGAGCTCGAAAGGTCCCTGCGGGAGGTGGGCGCCGTGAGGTACCGCGCGCTGCTCGCATCCTTGTCGTCTGCAGGGCGGCGCCCGAGCCAAGACGGCAGCGACGGCGTCGATGGCGACCGCAGCTTCCCGCCGGTGACCTGCGTCGTCGCCGACGGCCTGCTAACTTGGGCGATCGACGCTGCCGAGGAGCTCGGCGTGCCGGCGCTCGCCTTCCGCACGTCCAGCGCGAGCAGCTTCCTTGCCTACCAGACTGTTCCCGAGCTTGTCGAGCTCGGCGAGCTCCCCTTCCCTGCAGGCGGCGATCTCGACGAGCCGGTGCGCGGCGTTCCGGGCATGGAGGGCTTCCTGCGCCGACGGGATCTTCCCAGCGTGTGCCGCCGTGGCggtggcaccggcggcggcgccggtctcGACCCCATCCTGCACGTGTTCGCCGAGGCCACCGCGCATAGCCGCGAAGCACGGGCGCTCGTGTTCAACACGACGGCCTCCCtggagggggcggcgctcgcGCACATCGCGCCGCGCATGCGGGACGTGTTCGCCGTCGGCCCTCTCCACgccatgtcgtcgtcgtcggcgccggcgccagcgtCCAGCCTGTGGACCGAGGACGACGGGTGCGTCGCGTGGCTCGACGGCCGGGCAGACCGGTCCGTCGTGTACGTGAGCTTGGGGAGCCTCGCAGTCATCACGCACGACCAGTTCACGGAGTTCCTGTCCGGCCTTGTCGCCGCCGGCTACCCCTTCCTCTGGGTGCTCCGGGCAGACACGGTGGCGGCGAGCAAAGACCAGCACGCCACTCCCCAGGAAGCCATCCGAGCGGTTGGGGAAGACAAGGCCCGCGTCGTGGCGTGGGCGCCGCAGCGGGACGTGCTGCGGCACCGCGCCGTGGGGTGCTTCCTGACGCACGCCGGGTGGAACTCGACGCTGGAGGCCACCGTCGAGGGCGTGCCCATGGTGTGCTGGCCGTTCTTCGGCGACCAGCTGATCAACAGCCGGAACGTGGGCGCCGTGTGGGGGACGGGGCTGGACATGAAGGACGTGTTCGACAGGGCCGTGGTGGAGAGGATGGTGAGGGAGGCCATGGAGTCCGCCGCGATCAGGAGCTCGGCGCAGAAACTGGCGCGTGTCGTGAGGCGAGACGTCAGTGATGGGGGATCGTCGGCGAGGGAGTTCGAGCGGCTCGTCAGATTCATCAAGGAGATCACCATGGAAGGTGCCAAGTCCGATCACCAAAATCAGAGATGA
- the LOC120696162 gene encoding expansin-A26-like: MSAGSPWTMAPPPPLLASLLLAAGLALLLAPGVAEGKPHVNHGKFKDGPWTVGHATFYGGRDGSGTTDGGACGFKDALAKDYGALTAAVSPALYSEGAGCGACFEVKGPEEAGGANKSVVVTATNQAPPPVSGQKGEHFDLTMPAFLQIAEEKAGIVPISYRRVACVRQGGIRYTITGNKNYNMVMVTNVGGEGDVVGLSVKGNKRVKWTPMKRSWGQLWTTEVDLTGESLTYRVMTGDHRKATSWHVMPRDWQFGKTYQAAKNF; this comes from the exons ATGTCTGCAGGTTCGCCGTGgacaatggcgccgccgccgcctctcctcgcGTCGCTGCTGCTCGCGGCCGGGCTCGCGCTGCTGCTGGCCCCCGGCGTCGCGGAGGGCAAGCCCCACGTGAACCACGGCAAGTTCAAGGACGGCCCGTGGACGGTCGGGCACGCGACGTTCTACGGCGGGCGCGACGGGTCCGGCACCACGGACGGCGGCGCGTGCGGGTTCAAGGACGCGCTGGCCAAGGACTACGGCGCGCTGACGGCGGCCGTGAGCCCGGCGCTGTACAGCGAGGGCGCCGGGTGCGGCGCGTGCTTCGAGGTGAAGGGcccggaggaggccggcggcgccaacAAGTCCGTGGTGGTGACGGCCACCAACcaggccccgccgccggtcagcGGGCAGAAGGGCGAGCACTTCGACCTCACCATGCCGGCGTTCCTCCAGATCGCCGAGGAGAAGGCCGGCATCGTGCCCATCTCCTACCGCAG GGTGGCGTGCGTGAGGCAAGGCGGGATCCGGTACACGATCACGgggaacaagaactacaacatgGTGATGGTGACGAACGTGGGCGGGGAGGGGGACGTGGTGGGGCTGTCGGTGAAGGGCAACAAGCGCGTCAAGTGGACGCCGATGAAGCGCAGCTGGGGGCAGCTGTGGACGACGGAGGTCGACCTCACCGGCGAGTCCCTCACGTACCGGGTCATGACCGGCGACCACCGCAAGGCCACCTCCTGGCACGTCATGCCGCGCGATTGGCAGTTTGGGAAGACCTACCAGGCGGCCAAGAACTTCTAG
- the LOC120696160 gene encoding 7-deoxyloganetic acid glucosyltransferase-like gives MAAAHVLVFPFPLQGHINCMLHFATALVGAGVHVTFLHTEHNLRRLGGRASASAPAGSSPRIRFLSIPDGLPDDHRRSVADLFELFKSLAAEAIGPFRALLAPSPTTGSPAADVSVDPTSGFPPVTCLVADGLLPWALDAAEELGVPAVAFRTVSACSFLAYLSVPKLFELGELPFPAGGAGLDEPVRGVPGMESLLRRRDLPSLCRRPNETDDVGPAQQALAKLSADSGKARALILNTAASLEQSALAHVAPRMGDLFAVGPLNAMSSPAPASSLWSEDDGCIAWLDGQADRSVVYVSFGSLAVITRDQFTEFLYGLVAAGYPFLWVLRPDMVEAGQDAALREAVGGAGGSSKAHVVAWAPQRDVLRHRAVGCFLTHAGWNSTLEAAVEGVPTVCWPFSADQQINSRFVGAVWKTGLDMKDVCDRAVVEKTVREAMESAEIRRSAQALAQQVRRDVAAGGSSATEFDRLVKFIKKLSTSST, from the coding sequence atggcggcggcgcacgtgcTCGTCTTCCCGTTCCCGCTGCAGGGACACATCAACTGCATGCTCCACTTCGCCACGGccctcgtcggcgccggcgtccaCGTCACGTTCCTCCACACCGAGCACAacctccgccgcctcggcgGCCGTGCTTCTGCCTCCGCTCCGGCCGGGTCGTCGCCGCGGATCCGCTTCCTGTCCATCCCCGATGGGCTCCCCGACGACCACCGCCGCTCGGTGGCTGACCTTTTTGAGCTGTTCAAGTCCCTGGCGGCGGAGGCCATAGGCCCGTTCCGCGCTCTGCTCGCGCCGTCACCCACCACGGGGAGCCCTGCTGCTGACGTCAGCGTCGACCCCACGAGCGGCTTCCCGCCGGTGACGTGCCTTGTCGCCGACGGCTTGCTTCCTTGGGCCTTGGACGCTGCCGAGGAGCTCGGCGTCCCGGCGGTCGCCTTCCGCACGGTCAGCGCCTGCAGCTTCCTGGCATACCTGTCCGTTCCCAAGCTTTTCGAGCTGGGCGAGCTCCCTTTCCCTGCTGGTGGCGCCGGCCTCGACGAACCAGTGCGTGGCGTTCCGGGAATGGAGAGCCTCCTGCGGCGGCGAGATCTCCCaagcctctgccgccgccccaACGAGACCGACGACGTCGGCCCCGCGCAGCAAGCGCTCGCCAAGCTCTCCGCCGACAGCGGCAAGGCGCGGGCGCTCATACTCAACACGGCCGCCTCCTTGGAGCAGTCGGCGCTTGCGCACGTCGCGCCGCGTATGGGCGACTTGTTCGCCGTCGGCCCTCTCAACGCCatgtcgtcgccggcgccggcgtccagCCTGTGGAGCGAGGACGACGGGTGCATCGCGTGGCTCGACGGCCAGGCAGACCGGTCCGTCGTGTACGTGAGCTTTGGGAGCCTCGCGGTCATCACGCGCGATCAGTTCACGGAGTTCCTGTACGGCCTTGTCGCCGCCGGCTACCCCTTCCTCTGGGTGCTTCGGCCGGACATGGTGGAGGCGGGGCAGGACGCCGCCCTCCGAGAAGCTGTCGGGGGCGCCGGAGGCAGCAGCAAGGCCCACGTCGTGGCGTGGGCGCCGCAGCGAGACGTGCTGCGGCACCGCGCCGTGGGTTGCTTCCTAACGCACGCCGGGTGGAACTCGACGCTGGAGGCCGCCGTCGAGGGCGTGCCGACGGTGTGCTGGCCGTTCTCCGCGGACCAGCAGATCAACAGCCGGTTCGTGGGCGCCGTGTGGAAGACAGGGCTGGACATGAAGGACGTGTGCGACAGAGCCGTGGTGGAGAAGACGGTGAGGGAGGCGATGGAGTCCGCCGAGATCAGGCGGTCGGCGCAGGCTCTGGCGCAGCAGGTGAGGCGCGACGTCGCAGCCGGAGGGTCGTCGGCGACGGAGTTCGATCGGTTGGTCAAGTTTATCAAGAAGCTTAGCACGTCTTCGACTTAG
- the LOC120688278 gene encoding 50S ribosomal protein L13-like: MATAPPAFTGNIKKALAGLRRINLDGLRWRVFDAKGQVLGRLASQIAVVLQGKDKPTYAPHVENGDMCIVLNAKDISVTGRKMTDKIYYWHTGYIGHLKERRLKDQMEKDPTEVIRKAVLRMLPRNRLRDDRDRKLRIFSGNEHPFHDRPLEPFVMPPRQIRELRPHARRALIRAQKKEQAIRAKEEEGAKDAEITA; this comes from the exons ATGGCTACAGCACCGCCTGCCTTCACCGGCAACATAAAG AAAGCACTTGCAGGTTTGAGAAGAATAAATTTAGATGGGTTGCGATGGCGTGTATTTGATGCAAAGGGTCAG GTGCTTGGACGGTTGGCATCACAAATTGCTGTTGTGCTTCAAGGCAAGGATAAGCCAACCTATGCACCACATGTAGAAAACGGAGACATGTGTATTGTACTTAATGCAAAGGATATCAGTGTTACAGGAAGGAAAATGACAGATAAGATCTACTACTGGCATACAGG GTATATTGGCCATCTTAAGGAAAGAAGGCTCAAGGACCAGATGGAGAAAGACCCAACTGAAGTGATCCGCAAAGCTGTCTTGCGCATGCTTCCCCGCAACAGATTGCGTGAT GACAGGGATCGCAAACTGAGGATATTTTCTGGAAATGAGCATCCATTCCATGATCGCCCTCTTGAGCCATTTGTGATGCCACCACGGCAAATACGTGAGTTGCGGCCCCACGCAAGGCGTGCGCTGATTAGGGCCCAGAAGAAAGAGCAGGCAATCAGAGCCAAGGAGGAGGAAGGTGCAAAGGATGCCGAGATAACTGCATAG